A stretch of Brassica napus cultivar Da-Ae chromosome C6, Da-Ae, whole genome shotgun sequence DNA encodes these proteins:
- the LOC106432719 gene encoding LIM domain-containing protein PLIM2c-like isoform X1 translates to MSFTGTLDKCKACDKTVYVMDLMTLEGMPYHKSCFRCSHCKAHFEQLFKESGNFSKNFQTAGKTEKSNEMTRPPSKLSSFFSGTQDKCAACKKTVYPLEKMTMEGESYHKACFRCAHSGCPLTHSSYAALNGILYCKVHFSQLFLEKGNYNHVLQAAANHRRTPEEDKTQPNENKKKPYRR, encoded by the exons atgtCGTTTACAGGGACACTAGACAAATGCAAAGCGTGTGACAAGACTGTATATGTTATGGATTTGATGACACTGGAAGGAATGCCTTACCACAAGTCATGCTTCAGGTGCAGCCATTGCAAAGCTCATTTTGAACAACTCTTCAAAGAATCTGGAAACTTCAGCAAGAATTTTCAGACAG CAGGAAAGACTGAGAAATCGAATGAGATG ACGAGGCCTCCAAGCAAGTTATCTTCATTCTTTAGCGGAACACAAGACAAATGTGCAGCTTGTAAGAAAACCGTTTATCCTCTAGAGAAAATGACTATGGAAGGAGAATCTTACCACAAGGCTTGCTTTAGATGCGCACACAGTGGTTGCCCATTAACACACTCTTCATATGCTGCTCTCAATGGCATCCTTTATTGTAAGGTCCATTTCAGTCAGCTTTTTCTCGAGAAAGGTAACTACAATCATGTCCTCCAAGCCGCTGCTAACCACCGACGTACACCTGAGGAAGACAAAACCCAAccaaacgaaaataaaaaaaaaccctacAGAAGATGA
- the LOC106432719 gene encoding LIM domain-containing protein PLIM2c-like isoform X2 gives MSFTGTLDKCKACDKTVYVMDLMTLEGMPYHKSCFRCSHCKAHFEQLFKESGNFSKNFQTGKTEKSNEMTRPPSKLSSFFSGTQDKCAACKKTVYPLEKMTMEGESYHKACFRCAHSGCPLTHSSYAALNGILYCKVHFSQLFLEKGNYNHVLQAAANHRRTPEEDKTQPNENKKKPYRR, from the exons atgtCGTTTACAGGGACACTAGACAAATGCAAAGCGTGTGACAAGACTGTATATGTTATGGATTTGATGACACTGGAAGGAATGCCTTACCACAAGTCATGCTTCAGGTGCAGCCATTGCAAAGCTCATTTTGAACAACTCTTCAAAGAATCTGGAAACTTCAGCAAGAATTTTCAGACAG GAAAGACTGAGAAATCGAATGAGATG ACGAGGCCTCCAAGCAAGTTATCTTCATTCTTTAGCGGAACACAAGACAAATGTGCAGCTTGTAAGAAAACCGTTTATCCTCTAGAGAAAATGACTATGGAAGGAGAATCTTACCACAAGGCTTGCTTTAGATGCGCACACAGTGGTTGCCCATTAACACACTCTTCATATGCTGCTCTCAATGGCATCCTTTATTGTAAGGTCCATTTCAGTCAGCTTTTTCTCGAGAAAGGTAACTACAATCATGTCCTCCAAGCCGCTGCTAACCACCGACGTACACCTGAGGAAGACAAAACCCAAccaaacgaaaataaaaaaaaaccctacAGAAGATGA